The following coding sequences are from one Arthrobacter crystallopoietes window:
- the pyrF gene encoding orotidine-5'-phosphate decarboxylase → MPDAAAAGSAASFGTRLRSAMQKHGQLCVGIDPHPALLESWGLNDDADGLERFSLTVLEAVGEGVAALKPQVALFERHGSRGLAALEKLLAAAAAAEVLTIADAKRGDIGSTMAAYAHAWLADGSPLAADAVTLSPYLGYESLRPALDLAAGTGRGVFVLALTSNPEGASVQHAGGADSVARRIVEAASADNAAADRDGTLGSVGLVVGATVADAPAQLGLDLAALNGPVLAPGLGAQGATGADLRRTFGRAYGNVLATSSREILRAGPDPQGLRSAVESTLEMLAD, encoded by the coding sequence ATGCCTGACGCCGCCGCTGCCGGATCTGCCGCGTCCTTCGGGACGCGGCTGCGGTCCGCCATGCAGAAACACGGACAGCTGTGCGTGGGCATCGATCCGCATCCGGCCTTGCTGGAATCCTGGGGATTGAACGACGACGCCGATGGGCTGGAACGCTTTTCCCTCACCGTGCTGGAGGCGGTGGGGGAGGGCGTTGCCGCGCTCAAGCCGCAGGTGGCGCTCTTCGAGCGCCACGGTTCGCGCGGCCTTGCGGCCCTTGAGAAGCTTCTCGCCGCCGCAGCGGCGGCCGAGGTGCTGACTATTGCCGACGCTAAACGCGGCGATATCGGCTCGACCATGGCCGCGTACGCCCACGCTTGGCTTGCGGACGGCTCGCCGCTTGCCGCGGACGCCGTGACGCTGAGCCCGTACCTGGGCTACGAGTCGTTGCGGCCGGCCCTTGATCTGGCTGCCGGGACGGGGCGCGGCGTGTTCGTGCTGGCCCTGACGTCGAATCCCGAAGGTGCCAGCGTCCAGCATGCCGGCGGCGCGGATTCCGTTGCCCGCCGGATTGTGGAGGCCGCGTCAGCTGACAATGCGGCCGCGGACCGCGACGGCACGCTGGGGTCCGTCGGCCTCGTAGTGGGTGCCACGGTTGCCGACGCGCCTGCGCAGCTGGGCCTGGATCTGGCCGCGCTCAACGGACCGGTCCTGGCGCCCGGTCTCGGTGCCCAGGGTGCCACCGGCGCGGACCTGCGCCGCACCTTCGGCCGGGCCTACGGCAATGTGCTGGCGACTTCGAGCCGGGAAATCCTCAGGGCCGGACCGGACCCGCAGGGCCTGCGTTCGGCGGTCGAGAGCACGCTGGAAATGCTGGCGGACTGA
- the carB gene encoding carbamoyl-phosphate synthase large subunit, whose protein sequence is MPKRTDLKSVLVIGSGPIVIGQAAEFDYSGTQALRVLKEEGLRVILVNSNPATIMTDPEFADATYVEPITPEVVEKIIAKERPDAVLPTLGGQTALNTAIALDKNGVLDKYNVELIGANIEAIELGEDREKFKGVVERCGAESAKSIIVHSMDEAFKAADELGYPMVVRPSFTMGGLGSGMAYNAEDLRRIAGAGIQYSPTSEVLLEESILGWKEYELEMMRDKNDNVVVVCSIENFDPVGVHTGDSITVAPALTLTDREYQRLRDISIAVIREVGVDTGGCNIQFAIEPDTGRVVVIEMNPRVSRSSALASKATGFAIAKIATKLSLGYTLDEIPNDITQKTPASFEPTLDYVVVKVPRFAFEKFPAADPTLTTTMKSVGEAMALGRNFTEALQKALRSLEQKDAQLTFDPVNDFEVPELLEKAKTGTTERLSQVQRALLGGATVEQLYEATGIDPWFLDQLQLINEIAAEIRNAPALTEEILRLAKRHGFSDEQIGKLTNTAEAVVRGVRHALGIRPVFKTVDTCAAEFAAYTPYHYSSYDEEDEVELHAKPSVIILGSGPNRIGQGIEFDYSCVHATMALRNAGYETVMINCNPETVSTDYDISNRLYFEPLTLEDVLEVIAAEERTGGVMGVFVQLGGQTPLKLAQALADAGIPILGTSPEAIDLAEHRGAFQRVLDAAGLVAPKNGTAVSFEEAKKIADEIGYPVLVRPSYVLGGRGMEIVYDEPNLSRYIANATEITPDHPVLVDRFLEDAIEIDVDALYDGKDMYLGGIMEHIEEAGIHSGDSACVLPPITLGTSVIERVREATFAIAQGVGVRGLINIQFALASDVLYVIEANPRASRTVPFVSKATGVQLAKAAALIGTGVTIHQLRTAYKMLPETGDGSTLPLDAPVAVKEAVLPFNRFRTPEGTVVDSLLGPEMRSTGEVMGIDKYFDTAFAKSQAAANSALPTSGKVFVSVANRDKRSIIMPVKLLVDLGFEILSTGGTAEVLRRNGIQSTTVRKVAEGRGPDGEGTIVDLITEGAIGLILNTPSGGQARGDGYEIRAAATSVGTPVITTVSEFGAAIQAIEAMRQYEWDVTSLQEHALKLKAAVDA, encoded by the coding sequence ATGCCTAAGAGAACAGACCTCAAAAGCGTCCTGGTTATCGGCTCCGGCCCCATTGTCATCGGACAGGCCGCCGAATTCGACTACTCCGGCACGCAGGCCCTGCGGGTACTCAAGGAGGAAGGCCTGCGGGTCATCCTGGTGAACTCCAACCCGGCCACGATCATGACGGACCCCGAGTTCGCCGACGCCACCTACGTCGAGCCGATCACTCCCGAGGTTGTGGAGAAGATCATCGCCAAGGAGCGCCCGGATGCCGTGCTGCCGACCCTGGGCGGCCAGACCGCGCTGAACACGGCCATCGCGCTGGACAAGAACGGCGTCCTGGACAAGTACAACGTCGAACTCATCGGTGCCAACATCGAAGCCATCGAACTCGGCGAGGACCGCGAAAAGTTCAAGGGCGTCGTCGAACGCTGCGGCGCCGAGTCAGCCAAGTCCATCATCGTGCACTCCATGGACGAAGCCTTCAAGGCAGCCGATGAGCTGGGCTATCCGATGGTGGTCCGGCCGTCCTTCACCATGGGTGGTCTCGGTTCCGGCATGGCCTACAACGCGGAGGACCTGCGCCGCATTGCCGGTGCCGGCATCCAGTACAGCCCCACCAGCGAGGTCCTGCTCGAAGAGAGCATCCTGGGCTGGAAGGAATACGAGCTCGAGATGATGCGGGACAAGAACGACAACGTGGTTGTCGTCTGCTCCATCGAGAACTTCGATCCGGTCGGCGTGCACACCGGGGACTCCATCACCGTGGCCCCCGCGTTGACTCTGACGGACCGCGAATACCAGCGGCTGCGCGACATCTCGATTGCCGTGATCCGCGAGGTCGGCGTCGATACCGGCGGCTGCAACATCCAGTTCGCGATCGAGCCGGATACCGGCCGCGTCGTCGTTATCGAGATGAACCCGCGCGTTTCGCGCTCCTCGGCGCTGGCGTCGAAGGCAACCGGCTTCGCGATCGCCAAGATCGCCACCAAGCTCTCCCTGGGCTACACGCTGGACGAAATTCCCAACGACATCACCCAGAAGACGCCGGCTTCGTTCGAGCCGACGCTGGACTACGTTGTGGTCAAGGTCCCGCGTTTTGCCTTCGAGAAGTTCCCCGCGGCCGATCCGACGCTGACCACCACCATGAAGTCCGTCGGCGAGGCCATGGCGTTGGGCCGGAACTTCACCGAAGCGCTGCAGAAGGCTCTGCGTTCCCTGGAGCAGAAGGACGCGCAGCTGACCTTCGATCCGGTCAATGACTTCGAGGTTCCGGAACTGCTGGAAAAGGCCAAAACCGGCACGACCGAGCGGCTGTCGCAGGTCCAGCGCGCCCTGCTGGGCGGCGCCACCGTGGAACAGCTGTACGAAGCCACCGGCATCGACCCGTGGTTCCTGGACCAGCTGCAGCTGATCAACGAGATCGCCGCCGAGATCCGCAACGCGCCGGCCCTGACCGAGGAGATCCTGCGCCTCGCCAAGCGGCACGGCTTCTCGGACGAGCAGATCGGCAAGCTGACCAACACCGCCGAGGCGGTAGTGCGCGGCGTGCGGCACGCCCTGGGCATCCGCCCGGTGTTCAAGACCGTGGACACCTGCGCAGCGGAATTTGCCGCCTACACGCCGTACCACTACTCCTCCTACGACGAGGAGGACGAGGTCGAGCTGCACGCCAAGCCGTCCGTGATCATCCTCGGCTCGGGCCCGAACCGGATCGGCCAGGGCATCGAGTTCGACTACAGCTGCGTGCATGCGACCATGGCTCTGCGCAACGCCGGCTACGAGACGGTCATGATCAACTGCAACCCGGAAACGGTCTCCACGGACTACGACATCTCCAACCGTCTCTACTTCGAGCCGCTGACGCTCGAAGACGTGCTGGAGGTCATTGCGGCCGAAGAGCGCACCGGCGGTGTAATGGGCGTCTTCGTCCAGCTCGGCGGCCAGACGCCGCTCAAGCTGGCGCAGGCGCTGGCCGATGCGGGCATCCCCATCCTGGGCACGTCGCCCGAAGCGATCGACCTGGCCGAGCACCGCGGTGCCTTCCAGCGGGTGCTCGACGCGGCCGGTCTGGTAGCCCCGAAGAACGGGACCGCAGTCTCCTTCGAGGAAGCCAAGAAGATCGCCGACGAAATCGGCTATCCGGTGCTGGTCCGCCCGTCCTACGTATTGGGCGGCCGCGGCATGGAGATTGTCTACGACGAGCCCAACCTCTCGCGCTACATCGCCAACGCCACGGAAATTACCCCGGACCACCCGGTCCTGGTAGACCGTTTCCTCGAAGACGCCATTGAGATCGACGTCGACGCGCTGTACGACGGCAAGGACATGTACCTGGGCGGAATCATGGAGCACATCGAGGAAGCCGGCATCCACTCCGGCGACTCGGCCTGCGTGCTGCCGCCGATCACGCTCGGCACCTCCGTTATCGAACGGGTCCGCGAGGCTACCTTCGCGATCGCCCAGGGTGTCGGCGTGCGCGGCCTGATCAACATCCAGTTCGCCCTCGCCTCGGACGTGCTGTATGTCATCGAGGCAAATCCGCGTGCCTCCCGCACCGTGCCGTTCGTGTCCAAGGCCACCGGCGTCCAGCTGGCCAAGGCCGCCGCGCTGATCGGCACCGGCGTGACTATCCACCAGCTGCGCACCGCTTACAAGATGCTGCCGGAGACGGGGGACGGCTCCACCCTGCCGCTGGATGCACCGGTGGCCGTGAAGGAAGCCGTGCTGCCCTTCAACCGCTTCCGCACTCCCGAGGGCACGGTTGTGGACTCGCTGCTCGGCCCGGAAATGCGTTCCACGGGCGAAGTGATGGGTATCGACAAGTACTTCGACACTGCCTTCGCCAAGTCCCAGGCCGCCGCCAACAGTGCCCTGCCCACGTCCGGCAAGGTGTTCGTTTCCGTGGCCAACCGGGACAAGCGTTCCATCATCATGCCGGTGAAGCTGCTGGTAGATCTGGGCTTCGAAATCCTCTCCACGGGAGGTACCGCCGAAGTGCTGCGGCGCAACGGCATCCAGTCCACCACCGTGCGCAAGGTCGCCGAAGGCCGCGGCCCCGACGGCGAAGGCACCATTGTGGATCTGATTACCGAAGGTGCCATCGGCCTGATCCTGAACACCCCCTCGGGCGGACAGGCACGCGGCGACGGCTACGAGATCCGCGCCGCCGCAACCTCCGTAGGCACCCCGGTCATCACCACCGTGTCCGAATTCGGCGCGGCGATCCAGGCCATCGAAGCCATGCGCCAGTACGAGTGGGACGTCACCAGCCTGCAGGAGCACGCCCTGAAGCTGAAGGCCGCCGTCGATGCCTGA
- the carA gene encoding glutamine-hydrolyzing carbamoyl-phosphate synthase small subunit: MTDHQTTSSNAALLVLEDGRTFRGRSYGAQGTALGEAVFATGMTGYQETITDPSYARQLVVQTAPHIGNTGVNREDAESRRIWVAGYIVRDAARRPSNWRSERSLDEELIEQGIVGIQGVDTRAITRHLRERGAMKAGIFSGQEAARPMPELLAEVNGQAPMEGARLAEEVSIDAAYVVEPADHGWEGEPRFSIAALDLGIKSMTPQRFAERGVRVHVLPATATLADIQAVDPDGVFMSNGPGDPATADTQVGMLRDVLDARMPFFGICFGNQILGRALGFGTYKLRYGHRGINQPVMDRRTGKVEITSQNHGFAVDAPTDGVTRAPEERFGRVEVSHVSLNDDVVEGLACLDIPAFSVQYHPEAAAGPHDSAYLFDRFIDLMADEKKNPGTTDAADVSKATIADTDTTVAVASDAKEEN; this comes from the coding sequence GTGACAGATCATCAAACAACTTCCTCGAATGCAGCTCTGCTGGTTCTTGAAGACGGCCGCACCTTCCGTGGACGCAGCTACGGTGCCCAGGGTACAGCGTTGGGAGAGGCGGTTTTCGCCACCGGCATGACCGGTTACCAGGAAACCATCACGGACCCGTCCTACGCCCGCCAGCTGGTGGTGCAGACCGCTCCGCACATCGGGAACACCGGCGTCAACCGCGAGGACGCGGAGTCCCGCAGGATCTGGGTTGCCGGCTACATTGTCCGCGACGCCGCCCGCAGGCCGTCCAACTGGCGCTCCGAGCGCAGTCTGGACGAGGAACTGATCGAACAGGGCATCGTCGGCATCCAGGGCGTCGACACCCGGGCCATCACGCGGCACCTGCGCGAACGCGGCGCCATGAAGGCCGGAATCTTCTCCGGCCAGGAAGCCGCCCGGCCCATGCCGGAACTGCTGGCCGAGGTCAACGGACAGGCTCCGATGGAAGGTGCCCGGCTGGCCGAGGAGGTCAGCATCGACGCTGCCTATGTGGTTGAGCCGGCAGACCACGGCTGGGAGGGCGAACCGCGCTTCAGCATCGCCGCACTGGACCTGGGCATCAAATCCATGACTCCGCAGCGTTTCGCCGAACGCGGCGTCCGGGTCCACGTGCTGCCCGCCACCGCGACCTTGGCAGACATCCAGGCAGTGGATCCCGACGGCGTGTTCATGTCCAATGGCCCCGGCGACCCTGCCACCGCTGACACCCAGGTGGGCATGCTGCGGGATGTCCTGGACGCCCGTATGCCGTTTTTCGGCATCTGCTTCGGCAACCAGATACTGGGCCGGGCCCTGGGCTTCGGCACCTACAAACTGCGCTACGGCCACCGCGGCATCAACCAGCCGGTAATGGACCGCCGCACCGGAAAAGTGGAGATCACCTCCCAGAACCACGGTTTCGCCGTCGACGCTCCCACCGATGGGGTCACCCGGGCGCCGGAAGAGCGTTTCGGCCGGGTCGAGGTCAGCCACGTCAGCCTGAACGACGACGTCGTCGAGGGCCTGGCCTGCCTGGACATCCCTGCCTTCTCGGTCCAGTACCACCCCGAAGCCGCGGCCGGCCCGCACGACTCGGCCTACCTCTTCGACCGCTTCATTGATCTGATGGCGGACGAAAAGAAGAATCCCGGCACTACGGATGCTGCCGACGTCTCCAAAGCAACCATTGCAGACACCGATACGACTGTCGCCGTCGCCAGCGACGCCAAGGAAGAAAACTAA
- a CDS encoding dihydroorotase, with protein sequence MTATAPHEATAFLVKGAAIGSGAATDLLIRNGVITETGTGLSAAGATVIDAEGLVAVPGMVDLHTHLREPGREDAETVETGSRAAALGGFTAVHAMANSSPVADTAGVVEQVYTLGRKAGWTDVRPVGAVTIGLAGERLAELGAMADSRARVRVFSDDGICVHDPVLMRRALEYVKAFDGVIAQHAQEPRLTDGAQMNEGDVSAVLGMTGWPAVAEESIIARDVLLAQHVDSRLHVCHVSTAGSVEIIRWAKQRGIKVTAEVTPHHLWLTDELVRSYDPVYKVNPPLRTDEDVQALRAGLADGTIDIIGTDHAPHPSEAKECEWAQAAMGMTGLETALSVVQHTMIESGLIGWDDFARITSLVPARIGRLQDQGQPLEAGSAANITLIDPAARWTVEPNKMATMGRNSPFAGRELPGRVVATFYQGHPTVLDGSLNTPRTAEGE encoded by the coding sequence ATGACCGCTACAGCACCACATGAAGCTACGGCCTTTCTGGTCAAGGGAGCCGCAATCGGCAGCGGAGCCGCGACCGACCTGCTGATCCGCAACGGGGTCATCACCGAAACCGGCACCGGGCTCAGCGCCGCCGGTGCCACCGTGATCGACGCCGAAGGCCTCGTGGCTGTGCCGGGCATGGTGGACCTGCACACCCACCTGCGCGAACCCGGACGTGAGGACGCCGAGACCGTGGAGACCGGCAGTCGCGCCGCGGCCCTTGGTGGTTTCACCGCCGTCCACGCGATGGCGAACAGCTCGCCCGTAGCGGACACTGCCGGCGTCGTCGAGCAGGTCTACACCCTGGGCCGCAAGGCCGGCTGGACAGATGTCCGTCCGGTCGGAGCCGTGACCATCGGACTGGCCGGTGAACGGCTGGCCGAACTCGGGGCGATGGCCGATTCGCGCGCCCGCGTCCGGGTCTTCTCCGACGACGGCATCTGTGTCCACGATCCGGTACTGATGCGCCGGGCGCTGGAATACGTCAAGGCGTTCGACGGCGTTATCGCCCAGCACGCCCAGGAACCCCGGCTGACGGACGGGGCCCAGATGAACGAGGGCGATGTCTCTGCCGTGCTCGGCATGACCGGCTGGCCCGCCGTCGCCGAGGAAAGCATCATTGCCCGCGATGTGCTCCTGGCCCAGCACGTGGACTCCCGGCTGCACGTCTGCCACGTCTCCACCGCCGGTTCCGTCGAGATCATCCGTTGGGCGAAGCAGCGCGGCATCAAGGTTACGGCCGAGGTCACCCCGCACCACCTGTGGCTCACGGACGAACTGGTCCGCAGCTACGACCCGGTCTACAAGGTGAACCCGCCGCTGCGCACCGATGAAGACGTGCAGGCCTTGCGGGCGGGACTGGCCGACGGGACCATCGACATCATCGGCACCGACCACGCCCCGCATCCCAGCGAGGCCAAGGAATGCGAGTGGGCGCAGGCCGCGATGGGCATGACCGGTCTTGAGACCGCGCTGTCCGTGGTCCAGCACACCATGATCGAGTCGGGCCTGATCGGCTGGGACGACTTCGCCCGGATTACCTCCCTGGTGCCGGCACGGATCGGCCGGCTGCAGGACCAGGGCCAGCCGCTGGAAGCCGGCTCTGCAGCCAACATCACGCTGATCGACCCGGCGGCACGCTGGACGGTTGAGCCGAACAAGATGGCGACCATGGGACGCAACTCGCCGTTCGCCGGCCGGGAGCTGCCGGGCCGCGTGGTGGCGACCTTTTACCAGGGCCACCCCACCGTTCTGGACGGGAGCCTCAACACCCCGCGGACCGCAGAGGGGGAGTAG
- a CDS encoding aspartate carbamoyltransferase catalytic subunit: MRHLLSTEDLGKDDAVRILDTAEEMAAVSDREVKKLPVLRGRTVVNLFFEDSTRTRISFEAAAKRLSADVINFAAKGSSVSKGESLKDTAQTLEAMGADAVVIRHWASGAPARLAASGWIDSAVVNAGDGTHEHPTQALLDAFTMRRNWARINGTASLGTDLSGMKVAIVGDVLHSRVARSNLWLLRTLGADVTMVAPPTLLPVGVAKWPCTVSYDLDETLATGPDAVMMLRLQGERMNAAFFPSTREYSRRWGFDDSRLKALDSHGLKGTIIMHPGPMNRGLEISAAAADSPRSTVLQQVRNGVSVRMATLYLLLSGETHTAPATIQEAQR, from the coding sequence ATGAGGCATTTGCTCTCGACCGAAGACCTCGGCAAGGACGACGCCGTACGGATTCTGGATACCGCCGAAGAAATGGCCGCCGTGTCCGACCGCGAGGTCAAGAAACTTCCCGTCCTGCGCGGCCGTACCGTAGTCAACCTCTTCTTCGAGGACTCGACGCGTACGCGGATCTCCTTCGAGGCGGCCGCCAAACGGCTGTCGGCGGACGTGATCAACTTCGCCGCCAAGGGCTCCTCCGTGTCCAAGGGCGAGTCGCTCAAGGACACCGCGCAGACGCTCGAAGCGATGGGGGCCGACGCCGTCGTTATCCGGCACTGGGCCTCCGGCGCACCGGCAAGGCTGGCGGCATCGGGCTGGATCGACTCTGCCGTGGTCAACGCGGGCGACGGCACGCACGAACATCCCACCCAGGCGCTGCTGGACGCGTTCACTATGCGCCGCAACTGGGCGCGCATCAACGGAACGGCCTCCCTCGGCACGGATTTGTCCGGCATGAAGGTGGCCATCGTCGGCGATGTGCTGCACTCCCGGGTGGCGCGGTCCAACCTCTGGCTGCTGCGCACCCTGGGGGCCGATGTCACGATGGTCGCTCCGCCCACGTTGCTTCCAGTAGGCGTCGCGAAGTGGCCCTGCACCGTCAGCTACGACCTGGACGAGACCCTGGCAACCGGCCCGGACGCCGTCATGATGCTGCGGCTTCAGGGCGAACGCATGAACGCCGCGTTCTTCCCGTCCACCCGGGAATACTCGCGGCGCTGGGGATTCGACGACAGCCGGCTCAAAGCGCTGGATTCCCACGGACTCAAGGGCACGATCATCATGCACCCGGGTCCGATGAACCGCGGACTGGAAATATCCGCAGCCGCAGCGGACTCGCCCCGCTCCACGGTCCTGCAGCAGGTTCGCAACGGCGTCTCAGTACGCATGGCCACCCTCTATCTGCTCCTCTCCGGCGAGACCCACACCGCACCCGCAACTATCCAGGAGGCCCAGCGATGA
- the pyrR gene encoding bifunctional pyr operon transcriptional regulator/uracil phosphoribosyltransferase PyrR has product MSTSAAAPSPQAARVVLAEADIDRALTRIAHEILEANKGSKDLVLLGIPRRGYPLARRLAAKIAATDPGVKAEDIAGQLDVTMFRDDLKRQPTRAPLPTQLPATGIDDKVVVLVDDVLYSGRTIRAALDALVDLGRPRIVRLAVLVDRGHRELPIRADHVGKNLPTSSAEKVRVHLAETDTVDGRPVNEVVIEDRTA; this is encoded by the coding sequence ATGAGCACGTCAGCCGCGGCGCCATCGCCGCAAGCAGCCCGTGTAGTTCTTGCCGAAGCGGACATCGACCGCGCCCTCACTCGTATAGCCCATGAGATTCTCGAGGCGAACAAGGGATCCAAGGATCTTGTTCTGCTGGGCATTCCGCGCCGCGGTTATCCGCTGGCCCGACGCCTTGCCGCCAAGATTGCGGCCACCGATCCCGGTGTGAAAGCCGAGGACATTGCCGGCCAGCTGGACGTCACAATGTTCCGTGATGATCTCAAGCGCCAGCCGACCAGGGCTCCGCTGCCCACCCAGCTTCCCGCTACCGGCATCGACGATAAAGTCGTGGTGCTCGTCGACGATGTGCTCTATTCGGGCCGGACCATCCGCGCCGCCCTCGACGCGCTCGTCGACCTGGGCCGCCCTCGCATCGTCCGCCTCGCGGTCCTGGTGGACCGCGGCCACCGCGAACTGCCCATCCGCGCGGACCACGTGGGTAAAAACCTGCCGACGTCTTCGGCCGAAAAGGTGCGGGTGCATCTGGCCGAGACGGACACCGTGGACGGCCGGCCTGTCAACGAAGTAGTGATCGAGGACCGCACCGCATGA
- the nusB gene encoding transcription antitermination factor NusB has protein sequence MSAPTSARGKARRRAVDVLFEAEQRSVSAFDALRDRREKTDQVINPYTVDIVEGVVAMQGQIDEFLTTYSQGWALERMPSVDRIILRVGAWELLYNDDIPDGVAVSEAVELAKTLSTDESPSFVNGLLGRLQQLKPTLLA, from the coding sequence GTGAGTGCACCCACTTCCGCACGTGGCAAAGCCCGCCGCCGCGCCGTCGATGTTCTGTTTGAAGCGGAGCAGCGCTCCGTTTCGGCGTTCGACGCGCTTCGCGACCGCCGCGAAAAAACGGATCAGGTCATCAACCCTTACACGGTGGACATCGTGGAGGGTGTCGTAGCCATGCAGGGCCAGATCGACGAGTTCCTGACCACCTACTCCCAAGGCTGGGCGCTGGAACGGATGCCCAGCGTGGACCGCATTATCCTGCGGGTGGGCGCCTGGGAGCTGCTGTACAACGATGATATTCCGGACGGGGTGGCAGTCAGCGAGGCAGTCGAACTGGCCAAGACGCTCTCAACGGATGAATCGCCGTCGTTCGTTAACGGTCTTCTCGGTCGGCTGCAGCAACTGAAGCCGACCCTGCTGGCGTGA